The proteins below come from a single Micromonospora citrea genomic window:
- a CDS encoding FAD/NAD(P)-binding protein: MEIGIIGAGASTVGLLDALARFAREPGALTILEPSPYLWRGRAFAPDLESVLVNTPPMIMSASHGDPGHYGRWLADQGGSYLDRRLGQPIVPRGVYGSYLEQTAESALAGLRRLGWRTDVVRERVAGVLPADRPTLVTHTGRRHLVDVAVLAVGCGVPQDHYGLGGSPGFVRDPYPLATTLADVAPERDVAVVGSGLTAVDIVASLAARGHTGRISLLSRAGVLPAVWQRPARVTMAHLTTDRLAALAREHGALTLDHLWSLLDVELGPDLAELAEEVRATNSEDPIGRLRRHLSLIDSPGMGRRLLQQAVHVVGPHAWRLLRQSDRDVLRGRYFRAIASLSSPMVPGNAATMLELLETGQLAVIPGLRKIEPGDGGFRVFTDGSVRSADVVINAVNPPPHSIPDGAQAVIASMLTAGTAELHPDGGLNIEPTTGRLMVSGHVDPRWYAVGDLAGGGSFITTSIPGLAARAEATAQAIVSPLMRPA, encoded by the coding sequence ATGGAGATCGGAATCATCGGGGCGGGAGCGTCCACGGTAGGGCTGTTGGACGCGCTGGCCCGGTTTGCGCGGGAGCCGGGCGCGCTCACGATCCTCGAGCCGTCGCCGTACCTGTGGCGAGGGCGCGCCTTCGCGCCGGACCTGGAGTCGGTGTTGGTCAACACCCCTCCGATGATCATGTCCGCCAGCCACGGCGACCCTGGACACTACGGCCGGTGGCTCGCCGACCAGGGCGGCTCGTATCTTGACCGGCGCCTCGGCCAGCCGATCGTTCCGCGTGGCGTGTACGGCAGCTACCTGGAGCAGACCGCCGAATCCGCCCTGGCCGGTCTGCGGCGGCTCGGGTGGCGGACCGACGTCGTACGCGAGCGCGTGGCCGGCGTCCTCCCTGCGGACCGGCCTACGCTGGTCACCCACACCGGACGACGTCACCTGGTCGACGTCGCGGTGCTGGCCGTGGGGTGCGGAGTCCCGCAGGACCACTACGGGCTCGGTGGCAGCCCCGGATTCGTCCGCGACCCCTACCCGCTGGCCACCACCCTCGCCGACGTCGCGCCCGAGCGGGATGTCGCAGTCGTCGGTAGCGGCCTCACGGCGGTCGACATCGTCGCCTCGCTGGCGGCCCGTGGCCACACGGGGCGGATCAGTCTGCTGTCCCGCGCTGGAGTGCTGCCGGCCGTGTGGCAGCGACCGGCCAGGGTCACGATGGCTCACCTGACCACCGACCGGCTGGCGGCCCTCGCCCGCGAGCACGGCGCCTTGACGCTCGACCACCTGTGGTCGTTGCTGGACGTCGAACTGGGCCCGGACCTGGCCGAGCTCGCCGAGGAGGTGCGCGCGACCAACTCGGAGGATCCGATCGGGCGGTTGCGGCGCCACCTGTCGCTGATCGACTCGCCCGGCATGGGTCGCCGCCTCCTCCAGCAGGCCGTGCACGTCGTCGGGCCGCACGCCTGGCGTCTGCTGCGCCAGTCCGATCGCGACGTCCTGCGCGGCCGGTACTTCCGCGCGATCGCCAGCCTCAGCTCTCCGATGGTGCCCGGCAACGCCGCCACCATGCTCGAACTGCTGGAGACGGGGCAACTGGCCGTGATCCCCGGCCTGCGGAAGATCGAGCCCGGCGACGGCGGCTTCCGGGTGTTCACCGACGGCAGCGTCCGGAGCGCCGACGTCGTCATCAACGCCGTCAACCCGCCACCGCACTCGATCCCCGACGGCGCCCAGGCCGTGATCGCGTCGATGCTCACCGCGGGGACCGCCGAACTCCACCCCGACGGCGGGCTGAACATCGAGCCCACGACCGGGCGGCTGATGGTCTCCGGGCACGTTGACCCCCGGTGGTATGCGGTGGGCGACCTTGCCGGAGGCGGATCGTTCATCACCACAAGCATCCCGGGCCTGGCCGCGCGCGCCGAGGCGACCGCGCAGGCGATCGTGTCGCCGCTGATGCGTCCGGCGTAG
- a CDS encoding NAD(P)/FAD-dependent oxidoreductase, with protein MTGNVDVVVIGGGYAGVMAANRLRRRDDAAVTLINPRRVFVERIRLHQLVGGSDDAVVDYREVLAEGVRPVVDAVTLIDAAERTVTLATGDTVGYDYLIYAVGSGSADPGVPGAAEYAFPIASLEEARRLRPVVAAAPATAPVTVVGAGPTGIETAAELAEAGRTVTLVCGGVLGPYLHPRGRRSVARRLARLGVTVLDGPSARVTAVTRDAVRLDGGRTLPSQVTIWTAGFGVPDLAGRSGLTTDALGRLLTDETSTSVDDARIVAAGDSAAPSDLPFRMSCQAATRIGAHAADTVLARIAGEQPTPIALGFFGQCISLGRRAGIFQFASRDDTANGWYIGGGPGARLKEFVCKHTVKHLADEARRPGSLTWVGDDKRQEVLRARRGQALPRRTATSHLPEAGRTV; from the coding sequence ATGACTGGGAACGTTGACGTGGTCGTGATCGGCGGCGGGTACGCCGGCGTCATGGCGGCCAATCGGCTGAGGCGGCGCGACGACGCGGCCGTGACGTTGATCAATCCGCGCCGGGTGTTCGTCGAGCGGATCCGCCTGCACCAACTGGTGGGCGGGTCCGACGACGCGGTCGTCGACTATCGAGAGGTCCTGGCCGAGGGCGTCCGACCAGTGGTCGACGCGGTGACCCTGATCGACGCGGCCGAGCGCACCGTGACGCTGGCGACCGGCGACACGGTGGGCTACGACTACCTGATCTACGCGGTGGGCAGCGGCAGCGCCGACCCGGGCGTGCCCGGAGCTGCCGAGTACGCCTTTCCGATCGCCAGCCTGGAGGAGGCCCGACGGCTGCGGCCGGTCGTCGCCGCCGCGCCGGCGACGGCCCCCGTGACGGTGGTCGGCGCCGGCCCGACCGGCATCGAGACCGCCGCCGAGCTGGCGGAGGCGGGCCGAACGGTGACCCTGGTCTGCGGCGGCGTGCTCGGCCCGTATCTGCACCCGCGGGGTCGGCGCTCGGTCGCCAGGCGGCTGGCCAGGCTCGGGGTGACCGTGCTCGACGGACCCAGCGCGAGGGTGACGGCGGTGACCCGCGACGCCGTGCGACTCGACGGCGGACGCACGCTGCCGAGCCAGGTGACCATCTGGACCGCCGGGTTCGGCGTGCCGGACCTGGCCGGCCGCAGCGGGCTGACCACCGACGCGCTGGGCCGCCTGCTCACCGACGAGACGTCCACCAGCGTGGACGACGCGCGCATCGTCGCCGCCGGAGATTCGGCGGCTCCGTCGGACCTGCCCTTCCGGATGAGCTGCCAGGCCGCCACGAGGATCGGCGCGCACGCCGCCGACACCGTGCTGGCCCGGATCGCGGGCGAGCAGCCGACGCCCATCGCCCTGGGGTTCTTCGGCCAGTGCATCAGCCTGGGGCGGCGCGCCGGAATCTTCCAGTTCGCCTCGAGGGACGACACCGCGAACGGGTGGTACATCGGCGGCGGCCCGGGCGCGCGGCTCAAGGAGTTCGTCTGCAAGCACACCGTCAAGCATCTGGCGGACGAGGCACGCAGACCGGGTTCGCTCACCTGGGTCGGGGACGACAAGCGCCAGGAGGTGCTGCGGGCCAGGCGCGGCCAGGCGCTGCCCCGCCGAACGGCCACCAGTCACCTACCCGAGGCAGGACGAACCGTATGA
- a CDS encoding response regulator transcription factor — protein sequence MRHDPIAEATDSLELFTRVSARLRERVVFDAAVWSVTDPETGLVTAPMWVQNLDGGAQCYAYWECELLEETVIPFRELARSVTAAGALRWNTGDLPGRSAQYRRLRGQGVIDELRAVLRAGGRPWGVVSLFRRTGRAPFGPTDIDVVAGLSAPLGARLRSFARPSAAPALGGPTAPGMILFALDGTATSINEEARHYLALVPDGPTEPSALGIRLPVCVVVTAAQARAVAAERDGRTARARIRTRDGGWLACHASCLSGPDDRPGPTALIIEPAPASDMAPMIADAYGLSPRELEIAQHIARGLATTDIAAALFISAHTVRDHVKTIFDKAQVSSRGELVARMFTENYWPLRDRPGATTYGPV from the coding sequence GTGCGCCACGACCCGATCGCCGAGGCGACGGACTCCCTGGAGCTCTTCACCCGGGTCTCGGCCCGGCTCCGCGAGCGCGTCGTCTTCGACGCTGCCGTGTGGTCGGTCACCGACCCGGAGACCGGACTCGTCACCGCCCCCATGTGGGTGCAGAACCTCGACGGCGGCGCGCAGTGCTACGCCTACTGGGAGTGCGAACTGCTGGAGGAGACCGTCATCCCCTTCCGCGAGCTGGCTCGCTCGGTCACCGCCGCCGGCGCGTTGCGGTGGAACACCGGCGACCTGCCCGGCCGCAGCGCACAGTACCGGCGGCTGCGGGGCCAGGGTGTGATCGACGAGCTCCGGGCGGTGTTGCGTGCCGGCGGCAGACCGTGGGGTGTCGTCAGCCTGTTCCGGCGCACGGGACGGGCACCCTTCGGCCCGACCGACATCGATGTGGTCGCGGGCCTGTCCGCGCCCCTCGGCGCGCGGCTGCGCTCCTTCGCCCGCCCGTCCGCCGCGCCGGCGCTCGGCGGGCCGACCGCACCCGGCATGATCCTTTTCGCCCTCGACGGAACCGCCACCTCGATCAACGAGGAGGCCCGGCACTACCTCGCCCTGGTGCCGGACGGACCGACCGAGCCGTCGGCCCTCGGCATTCGTCTCCCGGTCTGCGTCGTCGTGACGGCGGCGCAGGCACGGGCGGTCGCCGCCGAACGGGACGGGCGGACCGCGCGGGCGCGCATCCGTACCCGCGACGGCGGCTGGCTTGCCTGCCACGCCTCGTGCCTCAGTGGCCCCGACGACCGCCCCGGCCCGACGGCGCTCATCATCGAGCCGGCCCCCGCCTCCGACATGGCGCCGATGATCGCCGACGCCTACGGCCTCTCCCCCCGCGAACTGGAGATCGCCCAGCACATCGCGCGCGGCCTCGCCACCACCGACATCGCCGCGGCGCTGTTCATCTCCGCGCACACGGTCCGCGACCACGTCAAGACGATCTTCGACAAGGCCCAGGTCTCCAGCCGGGGTGAACTCGTGGCCCGCATGTTCACGGAGAACTACTGGCCGCTGCGCGACCGCCCCGGCGCCACGACCTACGGCCCCGTCTGA
- a CDS encoding MerR family transcriptional regulator, with amino-acid sequence MAEVTTNLSIGQVAERTGLSVHALRFYEHEGLFVNPVRRGPGGRRVYSQDDVDWLTVCIILRASGMPLPALRRYADLVRQGAGNEEERLALMREHQTSVTTQIGKLTECLDLIRFKVGVYEDLLDPDNAGDHQCHGPTPATPAPSTEVRVG; translated from the coding sequence ATGGCTGAGGTCACCACCAATCTGAGCATCGGGCAGGTCGCCGAACGCACCGGCTTGAGCGTGCACGCGTTGCGCTTCTATGAGCACGAGGGCCTTTTCGTCAATCCGGTGCGGCGCGGGCCCGGCGGGCGCCGCGTCTACAGCCAGGATGACGTGGACTGGCTCACCGTCTGCATCATCCTGCGCGCCTCCGGCATGCCCCTGCCCGCCCTGCGCCGCTACGCCGACCTCGTCAGGCAGGGAGCCGGAAACGAGGAGGAACGACTCGCGCTCATGCGCGAGCACCAGACGAGCGTCACCACCCAGATCGGCAAGCTGACCGAGTGCCTGGACCTGATCAGGTTCAAGGTCGGCGTGTACGAGGACCTCCTCGACCCCGACAACGCCGGCGACCACCAGTGTCACGGCCCGACCCCCGCGACACCGGCGCCCTCGACCGAGGTCCGCGTCGGCTGA
- a CDS encoding aldo/keto reductase: MRYRTLGGTGIEVSAYCLGTMMFQDGFNSDHDDCVRIIHAALDQGINFVDTADMYGQGESEEIVGKALRGRRDDVVLATKVHFQMGEGRNRSGNSRRWIIRAVEDSLRRLDTDWIDLYQVHRPDDSTDIEETLSVLSDLVHQGKIRAFGCSTFPAEEIVEAHHVSERRGLGRFRTEQPPYSILARGIEASLLPVCQRYGMGVLVWSPLAFGFLTGRYRKNQPIDLSTGRPTIRPALFDPDNAQNAAKLDAVEHLVELAENIGCTLPQLAIAFTVAHPAVTSAIIGPRTMPQLEDLLKGAALILDDATLDRVDEIVPPGTNLYNPNALVPPRSLTDTALRRRPLTDRAAA, translated from the coding sequence ATGCGCTATCGCACCCTCGGTGGGACCGGCATCGAAGTCAGCGCCTACTGCCTCGGGACCATGATGTTCCAGGATGGCTTCAACTCCGACCACGACGATTGCGTCCGCATCATCCATGCCGCCCTCGACCAGGGAATCAACTTCGTCGACACTGCCGACATGTACGGACAGGGCGAGTCCGAGGAGATCGTGGGAAAGGCGCTGCGGGGGCGCCGTGACGACGTCGTACTGGCCACCAAGGTGCACTTCCAGATGGGCGAGGGCCGCAACCGCAGTGGCAACTCGCGTCGTTGGATCATCAGGGCGGTCGAGGACAGTCTCCGGCGACTGGACACCGACTGGATCGACCTCTATCAGGTCCACCGCCCCGACGACTCGACCGACATCGAGGAGACGCTCTCGGTACTCAGCGACCTCGTCCATCAGGGAAAGATCCGCGCCTTCGGCTGCTCGACGTTTCCCGCCGAAGAGATCGTGGAGGCGCACCACGTCTCCGAGCGTCGCGGCCTCGGCCGTTTCCGCACAGAGCAGCCGCCGTATTCGATCCTGGCCCGCGGCATCGAGGCCTCGCTCCTGCCCGTCTGCCAGCGCTACGGAATGGGCGTGCTGGTCTGGAGCCCACTGGCCTTCGGGTTCCTCACCGGCCGGTACCGTAAGAACCAACCCATCGACCTGTCGACCGGCCGTCCCACGATCCGGCCGGCGCTGTTCGATCCCGACAACGCGCAGAATGCCGCCAAGCTCGACGCCGTCGAACACCTCGTAGAACTCGCGGAGAACATCGGCTGCACCCTCCCGCAGCTGGCCATCGCGTTCACCGTTGCCCACCCCGCCGTCACCTCGGCGATCATCGGGCCGCGGACCATGCCGCAGCTGGAGGATCTCCTCAAGGGCGCCGCGCTCATCCTGGACGATGCGACCCTCGACAGGGTCGACGAAATCGTGCCGCCCGGAACCAACCTGTACAACCCCAACGCTCTGGTGCCCCCGCGTTCACTCACCGACACGGCGCTGCGTCGCCGCCCGCTCACCGACCGCGCGGCCGCGTGA